The genomic region GCCCGTACCCGCCCCGAACTGTGATTACCCGCCTCGACCCGCGGTTCCtatacccgtttgcccacctcTAAGTACGTCAATTCttgtgccaacattataaaacattgtgcaaaaaaaatgAAGTGGCAGAGATTCCATggagagtctcacttttgagaggGTCTCCTTCGTAATAAAGACAACACAAAGAAATGGTGACACTATCGTAAATCAGTTGAAGTTTAGTGGCTTTGAACAAAAAGTTACTGATGCCACGCTTCAATTTAATTACGATGCAACCATCTTTTATACTTACGattaaaaaaagagtaaattacTGTTTGACCCCTGAACTATTACTCCAGTTGAAATTGACCATCCAaacttttttttggtaaattgacCCCTTGAACTATTTGAAATGTGCCCATTAACCCCTTGTCGTAAGATTGTGTTCACTATTATgtcaaattcaagggcaaattagtctttttaCCATCAATTCTTACATGTCACTTATAACCACCAATAAAATTATGACATGTGGACATATAAtaatgtgcaatgacaatgtgaaATGGTCCATTATGTAAACGTTTGGTTTCTTTATGTTTCTTATTATGCTATAAGTTTTTTGAATAATTCTATGTTCACATAACATTATTTTATTGGTGGTTATAACTGAAAAGTAAGAATTGATGATAAAAAGTTTAACTTGCCCTTGAATTTGACGAAATAGTGGACGAAATCTAATGGTAAGGGGTTAATTTGTTGATTTTAAATAGTTCAAAGGGTTAATTTACCAATAAAATAGTTTAGGGGGGTTAAACCGCAGTTTACCCTTACAAAAAGGGTAACGTTGGAGATCGAAATGAGAATtttgagtgccaataataatttcCCGTTTTAAACCAAACtttgtaaaccaaataatgtggttgttgataattgaattatcactctagtgttgattaacgtgtttattttctattggtgacacattatttggtttgcaaatttagtttcaaCATTTGGTCCTAAAAAAATCGTAGGACtcatttggatgtgcttttaaaatggctgcttttaaagaaaatgtttttggtttccaaaaacactttaagtgcttttctaggatttacttgtatttttactaaggattggttccaaaaatattttcaccaaaagcggtTTCAAGCTTTTTAAAAGTAATACAAGCAAACTCGTAGTCACTAAGGCGTTCTTCATTAGTTTTGTGTAACCTTTCTTGTTAGTTACTTCGGAACTCTAATTATCTTTACCTCATTACCCCTCAttggaataataataataaaaataataattacattTTCGCTTTGTAGTACTacgatttaaaaatattttttcacttataaataaatgaTCATATATTTAAATGGCGTTACGAATTTTACATTAGTTTATTTTCTACTCGTGacattgtaaaaaaatataaataaaagaaacatgaTTATTGTACCGGTAATACGGTACGAGTTGAACGCGTAAGTATGGATTTGTAGCGTCGATCAcgatctctctccttctctgcaTGCAGAACGCGGATATGGCGTCCCTTCAATTTTCGAAAATTATCCAGAACTTCAGAATCCCAGCATTTGAAACGTTTCAATTGCTTCTCATTCTTCTTCACGACTCACCGAGCCGCTCTCAATAGCTCAGTTTCccgcactctctctctctctctctctctctctctctcgctctctctctcccccaccCCCTCCTTTTAGCCTTCATTTTTTCCCGTTTCccattttttagggttttcattTTCTGGAAACATTTTTCTGTTCATTTTCTGGTGTTCTTGTTCCCCATTGAAATTTGTTCTCTGTACATTTTCCTGAACTGtaattttattcattttgttttaattttccaaatttcattttaattccgcactattttattgtaatttttcccattttacaagaattttttttttattcatatttcTTCATAGTTGATTCCCGTGATGTGTATCGAAATTTTGCGCGTCTCAATTCGTTTTCGGACCCAAATTTCTCTTTTATGTCATTGAATCTAAGGAAAACATCGATTTGTTGGAAGTTTGAATAGAACAGGGTGCAATTAGGGTTTCCAATCATATGCTGTTGGGCGCAAAGAATCGAGCTAGGTGTTGTTCAGGTCCCTGATCTGACCTGCAGAGATAGGGACTTGATTGGATTGCTTATTATTGTAGTTAATGtgattgaagaagaagattgattTGGATGTTGAAATTCATAGAAGGACCTGAGATTGGTGCTTTTATTATTTGATGGGGAACACATGTGTAGGACCAAATCTTGGGAAGGGTTTCTTTCAATCTTTTACTGCTGCCGTTTGGAGAAACCGGCCGCCGGAAAATAGGCTTCCTCCTCCCAATGAAGGAAATAGTAGCAAAAGTGCCCCAAGTTCAAATCATGATTCATCTATAGGAGGTAATGAGGGGAATAAAGCTCCTGATCATCAGGCTCCTAAAGCTATTGAGATTCCTCCTAATCCAGTTCAAAGCACACCGCCTCCAGCTGTGAAAATCGGTAATGATCCACATCAAAAGGCAGAACCTGAAAAACCTAATAAGCCGGAGGTTAAGGAGGAGGTGAGTAAGCCTCCTCAGGATGctgagaaatcaaagaaacctgCTCATATGAAGAGGATTTCGAGTGTTGGACTGCAAGTAGAATCGGTGTTAGGAAGGAAGACTGGGAATATAAAGGATGTTTATAGCTTGGGCAGGAAGCTTGGACAAGGGCAATTTGGGACGACGTTTCTCTGCGTGGAGAAGGAAACGAATAAAGAGTTTGCTTGCAAGTCGATTGCAAAGAGGAAATTGACAACACAAGAAGACGTGGAGGATGTTAGGAGGGAAATTCAGATAATGCATCATTTGGCAGGTCACCCCAATGTGATACAAATTGTCAGCGCTTATGAGGATGCTGTGGCAGTTCATGTTGTAATGGAACTGTGTGCAGGTGGGGAGCTTTTCGATAGAATTATACAAAGGGGGCATTACACAGAGAGAAAGGCAGCTAAgcttgcaagggttatcattggTGTCCTCGAAGCATGCCATTCTTTGGGTGTCATGCATCGGGACTTAAAGCCAGAGAATTTTCTATTTGTCAACCAGGAAGAGGACGCACCACTTAAGACAATAGATTTTGGGCTCTCAGTGTTCTTTAGGCCAGGTATGATATCACATTTATGGACTAGATTCATATCTGGAACCCATATGGAACAAATTAGATGCAAAGATATGTTGACCCTATTGTCATAAACCTATGAAATAAGTTATATGCTTTTGATTCATTATTCAGTTGGTATTTAATTGGTTTTTGGTAGAATTCCCTTACTATTTCTTCCTATTAATTGGTTTACTTTGATGAGTGTAAGGTTTTCGATTTTATACTTCTAGATTGTAATGGTGGTTCTGTGGAACTGGATTTGTTGGACTTGACCATTTTTATCTTACTTGATTGCTTCTAAGTAGTTACAAAAACGAACCTTCCTTGCTTTGACAAGTTGAATGTTTATGATTGTGATGTTAGGTCTCATATTCATGAAGTGAAAAGTAGTCGACCATAAGTGTGAAAATATTTTATCCATATATAAGCAAACTTTGTGAGATATCAGTTGAGAGAAAAAAAGGTGTGTAGATGGGGATATACTGGGAGAGGTAAGTGTGTGAAAGGTGGTGGCAGGGTAGATATCAAAATGTTTTTGGGGTGTGTGGCTTTGGAGGAGGGTGATCAAAACTGCTTTAGAGATAAAGATGGCCTTGTGCAATATATGAGTATGAATAATTCCCAACATCATCGTTGAAGCTTGAAAAATCAAGGATATGTATTGTTTGATATTAAATTGtggctttttatccaaaatggtccctaagatttgcataactcctcattttggtccctgagatttgaaatcaatagaattggtTCCTGAGTTTGttcactatcaatcattttggtcattccgtgaaaaatctccatcaaataaggataaaatgacaaaaataccctcaaaatttgtcaaatcattttggcctattgtttattaaattgaggatagttttgtcattttaatctttatttaataTAACTATTCAcgaaaggaccaaaatgattgatgatggacaatctcagggaccacttgtattgatttcaaatatcaGGGACTaaagtgagaagttatgcaAGTCTCAAGAaccattttggataaaaagcctTAAATTGTTTACTTTTGTAATGGAGTGAAGTTAATTGTAGAAAAAGTTTCAGGTTCAAATTTTTAGTCGaatttgctttctttcttttttgaagTCTGTCTTCAACATTTCAAGAATTGACAAGTTTGTTTGAGTTGGGTTAGTTGCTCCTGCCTGTAGCCTGTACGACACTTTGTAAGAGTAATATGGAGACCATGTGTCATAAGCTTGCCCTAACAGTATTAATTCGTCACACAAGGTTACATCAATTCATGTATAAGTTATAACTGTCATTTTGGGTAATTTTGTGGCTAACCTTTTGGAGCTATCTTGATATCATGTCATTTCTGGTAGACCAGAACAAAGATGCTATTTCATCTTTCGAATTTTTCATGCGTCTGGCCACAATATATGTTTTTTAATACATAAGGTAAAAGTAAGGACTTGAACATGAAAGACATGAAACTAATGAAACTATTGTAACACTTTGTTCATTATTTAAGCAGAACTATGCTAGCTAAAGGGGAGAAGAAATACTATTTGTTTATTGTCTTTTGTTAATTGGTTTTTcgttttcatttcatttcaaaaTTATGTATGCAGCGTGTTAGACGACTCATGTTGCTTGTGTAAATTGCTTGCACCCCTCGGGGCACTTTTCAAAATAACTGCGAAGAGCACAAAGGATGCAATCCTAATTCACAGTAACTATTTAAGCGAGAATTCCTTCAGAAAAAAAGGATATAATTTTTGGTTAATTCTTAGAATGATCATGTTTCTGATAATCATGTTAATGTTTTGTTTCCTCCTCAAACGAATGATTCCCATGCCCGATAACTGCTACAAATCAGCATGTTAATATTACCAGTAAATCTCTGTTgtaaatgatatattttttctaaagCCAGCATGCTGTCTGAATGTTGTCTTTGCTCATTCGAACTTATTTGACATACTTCACATTGTTAGACTGAATTCTTCCAATATCTGAATTATAACAAAAACCCATCTTCCCAGGAGAAACATTCACTGATGTTGTTGGGAGCCCTTACTATGTGGCACCAGAAGTACTACGGAAGCATTATGGTCAAGAATGTGATGTTTGGAGTGCTGGTGTGATCATTTATATCTTACTCAGTGGAGTGCCCCCTTTCTGGGATGGTGGGAATATCATGGCTTTATCTTATTGAATATTCGTTAAATTTTAGCCATATAAAAGTTACATCTAATCTctagttttttttaatgatgTTCTGGATCAGAAACGGAGCAAGGTATATTTGAGCAGGTATTAAAAGGCGAGCTTGATTTCATATCAGAACCATGGCCCAACATATCTGAAAGTGCTAAGGATTTGGTTCGGAGAATGCTTGTGAGGGACCCAAAAAAGCGGCTAACGGCCCATGAAGTTCTTTGTGAGTAAATTTTCTCTGCAAATTTTGAACTTCTTGTTGCAACCTTTAAGCTCCATTATATCATGctatattgatttattttgcAGCAAGCGTCTTTTAAGCATCAATTTATATAACCAGATGGTTAAGTATGCATCAATATTTAGTGTGAACAAAGTGGTTTAGAATTAGATTAAgtaagaataataaaatataacatAAGTGGGCATTTATTACAGTTAACCCAACtggattttt from Pyrus communis chromosome 9, drPyrComm1.1, whole genome shotgun sequence harbors:
- the LOC137744974 gene encoding calcium-dependent protein kinase 20-like — encoded protein: MGNTCVGPNLGKGFFQSFTAAVWRNRPPENRLPPPNEGNSSKSAPSSNHDSSIGGNEGNKAPDHQAPKAIEIPPNPVQSTPPPAVKIGNDPHQKAEPEKPNKPEVKEEVSKPPQDAEKSKKPAHMKRISSVGLQVESVLGRKTGNIKDVYSLGRKLGQGQFGTTFLCVEKETNKEFACKSIAKRKLTTQEDVEDVRREIQIMHHLAGHPNVIQIVSAYEDAVAVHVVMELCAGGELFDRIIQRGHYTERKAAKLARVIIGVLEACHSLGVMHRDLKPENFLFVNQEEDAPLKTIDFGLSVFFRPGETFTDVVGSPYYVAPEVLRKHYGQECDVWSAGVIIYILLSGVPPFWDETEQGIFEQVLKGELDFISEPWPNISESAKDLVRRMLVRDPKKRLTAHEVLCHPWVQVDGVAPDKPLDSAVLTRLKQFSAMNKLKKIAIRVIAESLSEEEIAGLKEMFRMIDADNSGHISLEELKNGLERVGADLKDSEISWLMQAADVDNSGTIDYGEFLAAMLHLNKVQKEDHLFAAFSYFDRDGSGYITRDELQQACEKFGLEDVHLDDIIREVDQDNDGRIDYSEFVAMMQDTGFGKGLQSSMSRKVA